The Pseudolabrys sp. FHR47 genome contains a region encoding:
- a CDS encoding CaiB/BaiF CoA-transferase family protein produces MSKPLQGVRVLELARILAGPWAGQTLADLGADVIKVERKGAGDDTRQWGPPFVESKAGDHLGAAYFHAANRGKRSIELDFEDPEGQRIVRKLAAKSDILIENFKVGGLAKFKLDYASMKEEFPHLIYCSVTGFGQDGPYAKRAGYDLMAQGMGGVMDLTGMADGEPTRIGIPMSDIFTGVYSVIGILAALHQRKATGKGCYVDTALVDSTVGVLSNQALNYLVSGNVPKRIGNAHANIVPYQVFPVADGHVIIATGNTGQYVKLCNILGAPELGTDPAYADNTGRLTRRDELIGKLSALTSKMKRDDLLAQLEAQGVPAGPINNVEQVFEDPQVIHRGMKLEYPSADAKSGKIPGVRTPIVIDGWRAASDRPSPKLGEHTAEILKEIGEG; encoded by the coding sequence ATGTCCAAGCCGCTCCAAGGCGTCCGCGTTCTCGAACTCGCCCGCATCCTGGCGGGTCCCTGGGCAGGACAGACGCTGGCCGACCTCGGCGCCGACGTCATCAAGGTGGAGCGCAAGGGTGCCGGTGACGATACCCGCCAGTGGGGCCCGCCCTTCGTCGAGAGCAAGGCCGGCGACCATCTCGGCGCTGCCTATTTTCACGCCGCCAACCGCGGCAAGCGCTCAATCGAGCTCGATTTCGAGGATCCGGAAGGCCAGCGCATCGTCCGCAAACTGGCGGCGAAATCGGACATTCTCATCGAAAATTTCAAGGTTGGCGGTCTCGCCAAGTTCAAGCTCGATTATGCGAGCATGAAAGAGGAATTTCCGCACCTGATCTATTGCTCGGTCACCGGTTTCGGCCAGGACGGGCCTTATGCCAAGCGCGCCGGCTACGACCTGATGGCGCAGGGCATGGGCGGCGTCATGGACCTGACCGGCATGGCGGACGGCGAGCCGACCCGTATCGGCATTCCGATGTCGGACATCTTCACAGGCGTCTATTCGGTCATCGGCATTCTTGCTGCACTGCACCAGCGCAAAGCCACCGGCAAAGGCTGCTACGTCGATACGGCGCTGGTGGATTCAACCGTTGGCGTTCTGTCCAACCAGGCGTTGAACTATCTCGTGTCCGGCAATGTCCCGAAGCGGATCGGCAATGCCCACGCCAACATCGTGCCGTACCAGGTTTTCCCGGTCGCGGACGGCCACGTCATCATCGCCACCGGCAACACCGGCCAGTACGTCAAGCTGTGCAACATTCTCGGCGCGCCTGAACTGGGCACCGACCCGGCCTATGCCGATAACACCGGCCGCCTGACGCGGCGCGATGAACTGATCGGCAAGCTGTCGGCATTGACCTCGAAAATGAAGCGCGACGATCTACTCGCCCAGCTAGAAGCGCAGGGCGTTCCCGCGGGGCCAATCAACAATGTCGAGCAGGTGTTCGAGGACCCGCAGGTCATTCATCGCGGCATGAAGCTGGAGTATCCGAGCGCCGACGCGAAGTCGGGCAAAATTCCGGGCGTGCGCACGCCGATCGTCATCGATGGCTGGCGCGCCGCCAGCGACCGCCCCTCGCCGAAGCTCGGCGAACACACGGCCGAGATCCTCAAGGAGATCGGCGAAGGCTGA
- a CDS encoding low temperature requirement protein A has protein sequence MSFFAARTSQLRVRGHHESSRVTFVELFFDLVFVFAVTQLSHGLLAQLSLTGLAHATVLLIAVWWSWINAAWVTNWLDPARPAVRMMLFALMLAGLVFAAAIPKAFEDRGGAMAVAYVSMHLVRDLTMLWSLNRHDPVNFRNFVRISTWHLAAAPFWLAGAFVDATLRLEVWTLAVAIETVAPIVGYWLPWLGRSTTAEWVVAGNHMAERCGLFIIIALGESILITGATFATLTWTNETIVAFLTAFIGSVALWAVYFNIGAERASRQIEASSDPGRLARSGYTFMHLPIVAGIIGVAVGDELVLHHPGGHVELPALCALVGGPALYLTGNALFKRLSAPNLPLSHLIGLGLLALTVPASFYMTPVMLSATTTAIMIVVAVWEWLSLRQRGEG, from the coding sequence ATGAGTTTCTTTGCCGCCCGAACCAGCCAATTGCGCGTTCGTGGCCATCACGAAAGTAGCCGCGTCACCTTCGTCGAATTGTTTTTCGACCTCGTGTTTGTTTTTGCGGTCACGCAATTGTCGCATGGCCTTCTGGCGCAGCTCAGTCTGACGGGCCTTGCCCATGCAACGGTGCTGCTGATCGCCGTGTGGTGGTCGTGGATCAACGCGGCCTGGGTCACCAACTGGCTCGACCCGGCGCGTCCGGCCGTGCGCATGATGCTGTTCGCGCTCATGCTGGCCGGCCTGGTATTCGCCGCGGCGATCCCCAAGGCATTCGAAGATCGCGGCGGCGCCATGGCGGTTGCCTATGTGTCGATGCACCTGGTGCGCGACCTCACGATGCTGTGGTCGCTCAACCGGCACGACCCCGTCAACTTCCGCAATTTCGTGCGCATCTCGACATGGCACCTGGCGGCGGCGCCGTTCTGGCTGGCAGGCGCCTTCGTCGACGCCACGTTGCGGCTCGAAGTGTGGACGCTGGCGGTGGCCATCGAAACGGTGGCGCCGATCGTCGGCTACTGGTTGCCGTGGCTCGGCCGTTCCACGACCGCCGAATGGGTAGTCGCCGGCAACCACATGGCTGAACGTTGCGGCCTGTTCATCATCATCGCGCTCGGCGAGTCGATCCTGATCACCGGCGCGACTTTTGCTACGCTGACCTGGACCAACGAAACGATTGTGGCTTTCCTGACAGCCTTCATTGGCAGCGTCGCGCTATGGGCGGTCTACTTCAATATCGGCGCCGAACGCGCCAGCCGGCAGATCGAAGCGTCCAGCGATCCCGGCCGCCTGGCGCGCTCGGGATATACCTTCATGCATCTGCCGATCGTCGCCGGCATCATTGGTGTCGCGGTCGGCGACGAACTGGTGCTGCATCACCCCGGCGGTCACGTCGAGCTGCCGGCGCTATGCGCACTGGTTGGCGGGCCGGCGCTCTATCTCACCGGCAACGCTTTGTTCAAGCGGCTCTCGGCGCCGAACCTGCCGCTCTCGCATCTGATCGGCTTGGGCCTTCTGGCCCTGACCGTTCCGGCATCCTTTTATATGACGCCGGTCATGCTATCGGCGACGACAACGGCAATCATGATCGTCGTCGCAGTGTGGGAGTGGTTGTCGCTGCGCCAGCGCGGGGAAGGTTGA
- a CDS encoding MgtC/SapB family protein, protein MDANTWDEIFRLLAAAGAGMAIGVNREMQGKPLGIRTLALVAVGTALATMTAIDFRGLDEHPDALSRVVQGVLQGVLTGIGFIGAGVVLRDKESGTVHGLTTAASVWVTAALGIACALAAWHLVVIGVVLTLVVLAGLGWLESKLFPGDDAPNGSSNR, encoded by the coding sequence ATGGACGCCAACACCTGGGACGAAATATTCCGCCTGCTCGCCGCGGCCGGCGCCGGCATGGCGATTGGCGTCAATCGCGAGATGCAGGGCAAACCGCTCGGCATCAGGACGCTAGCGCTTGTCGCCGTTGGCACCGCGCTGGCGACAATGACCGCCATCGATTTTCGCGGCCTTGACGAACATCCGGACGCGCTGAGCCGCGTCGTACAAGGCGTGCTGCAAGGTGTGCTCACCGGCATCGGCTTCATCGGCGCCGGCGTCGTGCTGCGCGACAAGGAGAGCGGAACGGTTCATGGTCTGACCACCGCCGCTTCCGTTTGGGTCACAGCCGCGCTCGGCATCGCCTGCGCATTGGCGGCCTGGCACCTCGTCGTCATCGGCGTAGTGCTGACGCTTGTCGTGCTGGCGGGTCTCGGCTGGCTTGAAAGCAAGCTGTTTCCTGGCGACGACGCACCGAACGGCTCATCAAATCGTTGA
- a CDS encoding transporter substrate-binding domain-containing protein, which translates to MRRHDAAGRNAASGGGVKRNPDLCTPLAFGRLIRSSSCPQSLEREFFVKFAYLIEPPFNYRTADGTVTGCDVELARYIFSQIGIASFEPIETEFARLIPGIVHGRWRMTTGLFATDERRKAVAFTRPIWALADGLLVRQGNALILSGYASVADNTACTLAVVRDQYQHRSALEFGVPERRILIFETYGEAAAAVRDGRAGAFASVARAHAGFIDGHPDWKLDVVAVPAVEKPPAYGAFAVGKTDDEFRRMIDSVLERFVGSEAHRSMMAKFGFTDEDIDRLVR; encoded by the coding sequence ATGCGCCGACATGATGCTGCAGGACGCAATGCGGCCAGCGGCGGCGGCGTAAAGCGCAATCCCGATCTGTGTACACCGCTTGCGTTTGGCAGGCTCATTCGGTCAAGCTCATGCCCACAGTCATTGGAGCGTGAGTTCTTCGTGAAATTTGCATATCTTATCGAGCCGCCATTCAATTACCGGACGGCCGACGGGACCGTCACGGGTTGCGACGTCGAGCTTGCTCGCTACATCTTCTCGCAGATTGGCATCGCATCCTTTGAGCCGATCGAGACCGAATTCGCCAGATTGATCCCGGGCATAGTGCACGGGCGGTGGCGTATGACGACGGGGCTGTTCGCGACCGACGAGCGACGGAAAGCCGTCGCGTTCACGCGGCCGATCTGGGCGCTCGCCGATGGCCTGTTGGTCCGGCAAGGCAATGCGTTAATTCTGTCGGGTTACGCATCGGTGGCCGACAACACCGCGTGCACGCTTGCCGTTGTAAGGGATCAATATCAACATCGCTCGGCGCTCGAATTCGGCGTACCCGAGCGGCGCATCCTGATCTTTGAGACCTATGGTGAAGCCGCTGCCGCCGTTCGCGATGGGCGGGCCGGTGCCTTTGCCAGCGTCGCTCGCGCCCATGCCGGGTTTATCGATGGGCATCCTGATTGGAAGCTCGACGTCGTTGCCGTGCCGGCCGTCGAAAAGCCGCCGGCCTACGGTGCTTTCGCTGTCGGAAAAACGGACGACGAGTTTCGTCGCATGATCGACAGCGTCCTTGAGCGCTTCGTCGGAAGTGAGGCCCATCGTTCCATGATGGCCAAATTCGGCTTCACCGACGAGGACATCGACCGGTTGGTGCGATGA
- a CDS encoding choline dehydrogenase yields MPLQDAGSFDYIVVGAGSAGCVLAERLSASGKHRVLLLEAGGRDRNIWIHIPLGYGKLFTDARVNWLYQTEPEPELNGRRIIQPRGKVLGGSSSINGLLYIRGQREDFDQWRQLGNAGWGFDDVLPYFRRSEDQERGADDLHGKGGPLCVSDVETHPLCEAFIKASEQAGHPRNDDFNGPSQEGAGYYQLTARNGRRCSTAKGYLKPALKRANLKVVSQALATRILFEGKRAVGVEYRQHGQVFQARAAGEVVLSGGAFNSPQLLQLSGVGPGDLLRSHGIEVRHEMRGVGADLQDHFQARFQYRCTEKITVNDTMASLAKRVGAALDYAIYRKGPLTIGAGYAGGFFKTDLSLASPDVQIHFILFSADSVGQKLHTHSGFLASVCQLRPHSRGTVHIKSADPAEAPAIQANYMSAAFDRDVMIAGMKLTRNIMNQPAIARYVAEEINPGPQAQSDEALLNFARDKGTTVFHPVSTCRMGPDAHAVVDERLRVRGLDGLRVADGSIMPTLVSGNTNAAIIMIGEKCADMMLQDAMRPAAAA; encoded by the coding sequence ATGCCTTTGCAGGATGCAGGTTCGTTCGATTACATCGTTGTCGGCGCCGGCAGCGCCGGATGCGTTCTGGCGGAGCGGCTTTCGGCCTCCGGCAAGCACCGCGTTCTTCTCCTCGAGGCCGGCGGCCGCGACCGCAACATCTGGATTCACATTCCGCTCGGCTACGGCAAGCTGTTCACCGACGCGCGCGTCAACTGGCTCTACCAGACCGAGCCGGAGCCGGAACTGAACGGCCGCCGTATCATCCAGCCGCGCGGCAAGGTGCTGGGCGGGTCGAGCTCGATCAACGGCCTTCTCTATATCCGCGGCCAGCGCGAGGACTTCGACCAATGGCGCCAGCTCGGCAACGCCGGCTGGGGCTTCGACGATGTGCTGCCTTATTTTCGCAGATCGGAAGATCAGGAACGGGGTGCTGACGATCTGCACGGCAAGGGCGGGCCGCTCTGCGTCTCGGACGTCGAGACGCATCCGTTGTGCGAAGCCTTCATCAAGGCATCGGAGCAGGCGGGCCATCCGCGCAATGACGATTTCAACGGTCCGAGTCAGGAAGGCGCCGGCTATTATCAGCTCACCGCACGCAACGGTCGGCGTTGTTCGACGGCCAAGGGCTATCTCAAACCGGCGCTGAAGCGCGCCAATCTGAAAGTCGTCTCGCAGGCTCTGGCGACACGCATTCTGTTCGAGGGCAAGCGCGCCGTCGGCGTCGAGTATCGCCAGCACGGCCAGGTGTTCCAGGCACGAGCTGCGGGCGAAGTCGTGCTGTCAGGCGGAGCCTTCAATTCGCCGCAGCTGTTGCAGCTCTCCGGCGTCGGGCCCGGCGACTTGCTGCGCTCGCACGGCATCGAGGTGCGGCACGAGATGCGCGGCGTCGGCGCCGATCTGCAGGATCATTTCCAGGCGCGCTTCCAGTATCGCTGCACCGAGAAGATCACCGTCAACGACACGATGGCGAGCTTGGCGAAACGCGTCGGCGCGGCGCTCGATTACGCGATCTACCGCAAGGGACCGCTGACCATCGGCGCCGGCTACGCCGGCGGCTTTTTCAAGACCGATCTATCACTGGCCTCACCCGACGTGCAGATCCACTTCATCCTGTTCAGTGCCGACAGCGTCGGTCAGAAGCTGCATACGCATTCCGGCTTCCTCGCCTCGGTCTGCCAGTTGCGTCCGCACAGCCGGGGCACCGTGCATATCAAGTCGGCCGATCCGGCCGAGGCGCCCGCCATTCAAGCGAACTATATGTCAGCAGCCTTCGATCGCGACGTGATGATCGCCGGCATGAAGCTCACTCGAAACATCATGAACCAGCCCGCAATTGCGCGCTATGTGGCGGAGGAGATCAATCCCGGCCCGCAGGCGCAGAGCGACGAGGCACTACTGAATTTCGCCCGCGACAAGGGCACGACGGTGTTCCACCCGGTGAGCACCTGCCGCATGGGGCCGGATGCCCATGCGGTGGTCGACGAGCGGCTGCGGGTGCGTGGTCTCGACGGCCTGCGCGTCGCCGATGGATCGATCATGCCGACCTTGGTGTCGGGCAACACCAATGCGGCGATTATCATGATCGGGGAGAAATGCGCCGACATGATGCTGCAGGACGCAATGCGGCCAGCGGCGGCGGCGTAA
- a CDS encoding sensor histidine kinase codes for MYEQELRRHRATESKLRETLVRERALLQQKEEATQQIVVLARESEHRLLNGLQLITSLLAVQSHRSKNPDTTAELNIAANRIATLARVHRHLHTLDNVESIELKQYLEKLCDDLFDMVSGDTPERSIRIKGTELNIPSATAIPLGFIASELITNSIKYTNGNITIELSVTPNGDCTLSVSDDGPGLTAAFDPIATPGLGMKIIAALTRQINGELHFAKGDHGQGTRFSVTFKPQGTRS; via the coding sequence ATGTATGAGCAAGAACTGCGTCGGCACAGAGCGACCGAATCCAAGCTGCGAGAGACCCTCGTTCGGGAAAGAGCGCTGCTGCAGCAGAAAGAAGAAGCGACTCAACAGATTGTAGTTCTGGCCAGGGAGTCCGAGCACCGTCTTTTGAACGGACTTCAGTTAATCACGAGCCTGCTCGCGGTACAGAGCCACAGGTCCAAGAACCCCGATACGACGGCCGAACTGAACATTGCCGCCAACCGTATCGCAACGCTTGCACGCGTTCATCGACATCTCCACACCTTGGACAATGTCGAAAGTATCGAATTAAAACAATACCTTGAGAAACTGTGCGACGATCTTTTCGATATGGTGTCGGGCGACACGCCCGAACGATCAATACGTATTAAAGGAACCGAACTCAACATCCCGAGCGCCACCGCCATTCCTCTTGGGTTCATCGCCAGCGAATTGATCACGAATTCGATCAAGTACACAAATGGGAATATAACGATTGAACTAAGCGTAACGCCGAATGGAGACTGCACTCTTTCTGTCAGCGACGACGGCCCGGGCTTGACAGCGGCTTTCGACCCAATAGCCACGCCTGGGTTGGGCATGAAGATAATCGCCGCGCTGACAAGGCAAATAAACGGCGAACTCCATTTCGCCAAGGGCGATCACGGTCAGGGAACCAGATTTTCGGTAACGTTCAAACCTCAGGGAACGAGATCATGA
- a CDS encoding DUF3309 family protein: MSLGLILVIVLIIFLLGGFSGRFGGYGYGFGHGGVGLIGTILIIVLILMLLGRI; this comes from the coding sequence ATGTCACTCGGACTCATTCTCGTTATCGTCCTGATCATCTTCTTGCTTGGCGGGTTCAGCGGCCGCTTCGGAGGCTACGGCTACGGTTTCGGTCATGGCGGCGTGGGATTGATCGGCACGATCCTGATCATTGTGCTCATTCTGATGCTGCTCGGGCGCATATGA
- a CDS encoding VIT family protein, whose product MTRLHTENHLVSRIGWLRAAVLGANDGIISTASLIVGVAAAATTQHEVLIAGVAGLVAGAMSMAAGEYVSVSSQSDTERADLARERKELSDNPAFELDELTNIYVKRGLDRALARQVAQQLTANDALTAHVRDELGISEITAARPVQAALTSAATFAIGAAMPLLMVIVAPANALVPVVAGASLGFLALLGAIGARAGGANILRATARVTFWGALALAITAGIGKLFGTVI is encoded by the coding sequence ATGACCCGCCTCCACACCGAAAACCATCTCGTGAGCCGCATCGGATGGCTGCGCGCGGCAGTGCTCGGGGCCAATGACGGCATCATCTCGACTGCAAGCCTGATCGTGGGCGTTGCGGCGGCGGCCACAACACAACACGAGGTCCTGATCGCGGGGGTTGCCGGCCTGGTGGCCGGCGCCATGTCCATGGCCGCCGGCGAGTATGTTTCGGTCAGTTCGCAATCCGATACAGAACGTGCGGACCTCGCGCGCGAGCGCAAGGAATTGAGCGACAACCCGGCCTTTGAACTCGATGAACTGACAAATATCTACGTGAAGCGCGGCCTCGATAGGGCATTGGCCCGGCAAGTGGCCCAGCAACTCACGGCAAATGATGCTTTGACGGCCCACGTCCGTGACGAACTCGGAATTTCCGAAATCACCGCCGCGCGTCCGGTGCAAGCCGCACTGACATCGGCCGCGACATTTGCCATCGGCGCGGCCATGCCGCTGCTCATGGTCATCGTGGCGCCCGCAAACGCGCTAGTGCCCGTCGTCGCGGGGGCGTCTCTGGGCTTTCTCGCACTGCTCGGCGCGATCGGCGCGCGAGCGGGCGGCGCTAACATTCTCCGCGCCACCGCCCGTGTGACATTCTGGGGGGCGCTGGCATTGGCGATTACGGCCGGTATCGGCAAACTGTTCGGCACGGTGATCTGA
- a CDS encoding SDR family NAD(P)-dependent oxidoreductase, with protein MSTRLLEGKVALVTGAGRGLGRAFAERLAALGCHIAVHGMREHGPAEFGGAQTLTDVAAAIAAEHGVHTVKILGDLTVPDDIARVIATAESALGAIDILVHNAGGDIAAKGGKPDPNDVVHIKAEDVRAVIDRNLMSTIFVCQAVAKGMMERRSGRIVTIGSVAAFKGRTNASIYATAKAGALHFTRCLADQLRPYDITVNSIAPGDTRTERFVATRAVDPARMAEGGTLDRIATVDEVARVVEFFAGPMGAFVSGQVLRVDGGGQLWAG; from the coding sequence ATGAGTACACGACTTCTGGAAGGCAAGGTTGCGCTGGTGACCGGGGCTGGCCGGGGCCTCGGACGCGCCTTCGCCGAACGCCTGGCGGCCCTCGGTTGCCATATCGCCGTTCATGGCATGCGCGAGCATGGCCCGGCGGAATTCGGCGGCGCGCAGACGCTGACGGATGTCGCCGCCGCCATTGCCGCGGAGCACGGCGTCCACACCGTGAAGATCCTCGGCGACTTGACAGTGCCGGACGACATCGCCCGCGTGATCGCCACGGCCGAGTCCGCACTCGGCGCCATCGATATCCTCGTCCACAATGCTGGCGGCGACATCGCCGCCAAAGGCGGCAAGCCCGATCCGAATGACGTCGTGCATATCAAGGCCGAGGATGTGCGCGCGGTGATCGACCGCAATCTGATGAGCACGATTTTCGTTTGTCAGGCGGTCGCCAAAGGGATGATGGAGCGCCGCAGCGGCCGCATCGTCACCATCGGTTCGGTCGCCGCCTTCAAGGGCCGGACCAACGCCTCGATCTATGCGACGGCCAAGGCCGGCGCCTTACACTTCACCCGCTGCCTCGCCGACCAACTGCGACCCTATGACATCACGGTCAACAGCATCGCGCCCGGCGATACCCGCACCGAACGCTTCGTCGCAACGCGCGCGGTCGATCCGGCGCGGATGGCAGAAGGCGGTACGCTCGACCGCATCGCCACTGTGGATGAAGTGGCGCGGGTGGTCGAGTTCTTCGCCGGCCCCATGGGCGCATTCGTGTCAGGCCAGGTCCTGAGAGTCGATGGCGGCGGCCAGCTTTGGGCCGGGTAA
- a CDS encoding MurR/RpiR family transcriptional regulator, producing the protein MTANMTTKAKSKVSRADTYEELRQKIARLHADFSDRLRVIAEFALEHPTEMALGTVAEVAQRAKVQPSAIVRFAHAVGYSGFTEMQQVFRVRLVDNVVPSYKERITRMRRDGGFDGGSAPHSVLSRFASEGIVSLESLQDRVSDNDLARAIDLLATARHIYVLGLGGSFPVAAHLTYVLRKSDRRVVMLDGLGSAIMDQASQATPQDALVAISFRTYNPDTARVFPEIVALGVPTITITDSLLSPIVAGATVVFEIPDMPEPSLRTMVAPMCLAQTLAVGLTLTAD; encoded by the coding sequence ATGACCGCCAACATGACCACCAAGGCGAAATCGAAGGTGTCCCGAGCCGACACATACGAGGAGTTGCGGCAGAAGATTGCCCGCCTGCATGCGGATTTCTCCGACCGGCTGCGCGTGATCGCCGAATTCGCGCTCGAGCACCCGACCGAAATGGCGCTCGGCACGGTCGCGGAAGTGGCGCAGCGCGCCAAGGTGCAGCCGTCGGCGATCGTCCGCTTCGCCCATGCCGTCGGCTACAGCGGCTTCACCGAGATGCAGCAGGTCTTTCGCGTGCGTCTCGTCGACAATGTCGTGCCGAGCTACAAGGAACGCATCACACGCATGCGCCGCGATGGCGGCTTCGACGGCGGCAGCGCGCCGCATTCGGTGTTGTCGCGCTTTGCCTCGGAAGGCATTGTCTCGCTGGAGAGCCTGCAGGATCGCGTCAGCGACAATGATCTCGCCCGCGCCATCGACCTCCTCGCCACGGCGCGGCACATTTATGTGCTCGGCCTCGGCGGTTCTTTCCCTGTCGCAGCGCATCTGACTTATGTGCTGCGCAAGTCCGACCGCCGCGTCGTCATGCTGGACGGTCTCGGCAGCGCTATCATGGACCAGGCCAGCCAGGCGACGCCGCAAGATGCACTGGTCGCCATCAGCTTCCGCACCTACAATCCGGACACCGCCAGGGTGTTTCCGGAAATCGTGGCGCTCGGCGTGCCGACGATCACCATCACCGACAGTCTGCTGAGCCCGATCGTCGCCGGTGCTACCGTCGTGTTCGAAATTCCGGACATGCCGGAGCCATCGCTGCGCACCATGGTGGCGCCGATGTGCCTGGCCCAGACCTTGGCTGTCGGTCTGACCCTCACCGCCGATTGA
- a CDS encoding ABC transporter substrate-binding protein: protein MKRRSSSGGLSRRTVVKGGLLTTAAFFGPWQHTRVLAQGAKKPIKIGLTCDASGQYGNSGQDDLRGMRMAIDEFNAKGGVLGRKVEWITADTETNPATGTRVAERFISQDGCGFLIGAVHSGVANAITQVANKYGTIYLNSNSSAPSEAGENCSRIKFVWDGNGTNFSKAAVQNAVSGIGKNWLLLTNDYVWGHTTSAATKTQVEAAGGRIIDNLLVPQNTRDFTSYLLKVQQAKPDVVAMAIGGDDMKVLRQQISSLKLEEKTAWINNQQDWPDIWGAADTLFGVFGTTWYHKLALPGVDDFVARWKKANPQSPIPVPGNVSYNGYMATRELLRAIERAGSTNNHAVIKQLEGHKMSASDRMQHFDAYIDPVTHQVQQTIYLARRNRKPKDETDLYEIISWSKPEATQDDAAAQKCKLKAFPEVPTFEM from the coding sequence ATGAAGCGACGCTCATCGAGTGGCGGCCTCTCGCGCCGCACGGTCGTCAAAGGCGGCTTGCTGACCACGGCGGCTTTCTTCGGACCATGGCAACACACCCGGGTTCTGGCGCAGGGCGCCAAAAAGCCCATCAAAATCGGCCTCACCTGCGACGCCAGCGGCCAGTACGGCAACAGCGGCCAGGACGACCTGCGCGGCATGCGCATGGCGATCGACGAGTTCAACGCCAAAGGTGGCGTGCTCGGCCGCAAGGTCGAATGGATCACCGCCGATACCGAAACCAACCCGGCGACCGGCACCCGCGTCGCCGAGCGCTTCATCTCGCAGGATGGCTGCGGCTTCCTGATCGGCGCGGTGCATTCGGGCGTCGCCAACGCCATCACCCAGGTCGCCAACAAGTACGGCACCATCTATCTGAACAGCAATTCCTCGGCGCCGAGCGAGGCCGGCGAGAATTGCTCGCGTATCAAGTTCGTGTGGGACGGCAACGGCACCAACTTCTCCAAGGCGGCGGTACAGAACGCGGTGTCCGGCATCGGCAAGAACTGGCTGCTGCTCACCAACGACTATGTCTGGGGCCACACCACCTCGGCCGCGACCAAGACACAAGTCGAAGCGGCTGGCGGCAGGATCATCGACAATCTGCTGGTGCCGCAGAACACACGCGACTTCACGTCGTATCTGCTAAAAGTGCAGCAGGCCAAGCCCGACGTCGTCGCCATGGCGATCGGCGGCGACGACATGAAGGTGCTGCGCCAGCAGATCAGCTCGCTCAAGCTCGAGGAAAAGACGGCCTGGATCAACAACCAGCAGGACTGGCCGGATATCTGGGGCGCTGCCGACACTTTGTTCGGTGTGTTCGGTACCACCTGGTATCACAAGCTGGCGCTGCCGGGCGTCGACGACTTCGTGGCACGCTGGAAGAAAGCCAACCCGCAATCGCCAATCCCGGTACCGGGCAACGTCTCCTACAACGGCTACATGGCGACGCGCGAGCTTCTGCGGGCCATCGAGCGGGCGGGGTCGACCAATAATCACGCCGTCATCAAGCAGCTCGAGGGTCACAAGATGTCGGCCTCGGACCGCATGCAGCACTTCGATGCCTATATCGATCCGGTGACGCACCAGGTGCAGCAGACGATCTATCTGGCGCGGCGCAACCGCAAGCCGAAGGACGAGACCGATCTCTATGAGATCATCAGCTGGTCCAAGCCCGAAGCCACGCAGGACGACGCTGCAGCCCAGAAGTGCAAGCTGAAGGCGTTTCCGGAAGTGCCGACCTTCGAAATGTAG